A single genomic interval of Roseomonas aeriglobus harbors:
- a CDS encoding glycoside hydrolase family 130 protein encodes MIEFHDHPLRLHADPSRVVVRPFHIAWATPTPGAESRTQRMVRAVLEMSPGEAREQLETVLKDFEARHWQTRRVFMTRYDEIEALLGLDGSQIGDEKRQLIGAYFCHEYSYAAAALMNPSVVPHFDQSGMPRGSQRILMSMRAVGEGHISSVAFREGIITDQNELTLAPEPPFATAADAVGDELEMPSGPVTVYRHRDSTLSGTVIFPITEQQSKGLEDLRLVHFTHDDGEVEWIGTYTAYDGSGIQSEMLRTKDFRAFDLVPMSGSASRNKGMALFPRKVGGKYMMIGRQDGENVFIIDSDRIDHWDEGQLLLKPEYPWELVQMGNCGPPIETEAGWILLTHGVGAMRKYSIGAALLDLDDPTKVIGRTKEPILAAADQDREGYVPNVVYSCGAIRHGDKLFIPYGIADSSIGFAFVEIEKLLAAM; translated from the coding sequence ATGATTGAATTCCACGACCATCCGCTGCGCCTGCACGCCGACCCTTCGCGCGTGGTGGTCCGCCCGTTCCACATCGCCTGGGCGACCCCGACCCCGGGCGCGGAAAGCCGCACCCAGCGGATGGTCCGCGCCGTCTTGGAAATGAGCCCCGGCGAAGCGCGCGAGCAGCTGGAAACGGTGCTCAAGGATTTCGAAGCGCGCCACTGGCAGACGCGGCGCGTGTTCATGACGCGCTATGACGAGATCGAGGCGTTGCTCGGGCTCGACGGCAGCCAGATCGGCGACGAGAAGCGCCAGCTGATCGGCGCCTATTTCTGCCACGAATACAGCTACGCCGCCGCCGCGCTGATGAACCCCAGCGTGGTGCCGCATTTCGATCAGAGCGGCATGCCGCGCGGGTCGCAGCGCATCCTGATGTCGATGCGCGCGGTCGGCGAAGGCCACATCAGCTCGGTCGCGTTCCGCGAAGGCATCATCACCGACCAGAACGAACTGACGCTGGCGCCCGAACCGCCGTTCGCCACCGCGGCGGACGCGGTGGGCGACGAGTTGGAAATGCCGTCAGGGCCGGTGACCGTCTATCGGCACCGCGACTCCACCCTGTCGGGCACGGTCATCTTCCCGATCACCGAGCAGCAGTCGAAGGGACTGGAGGACCTGCGCCTGGTCCACTTCACCCATGACGACGGCGAAGTGGAGTGGATCGGCACCTATACCGCCTATGACGGGTCGGGCATTCAGTCGGAAATGCTGCGGACCAAGGACTTCCGCGCGTTCGACCTGGTGCCGATGTCGGGATCGGCTAGCCGCAACAAGGGCATGGCGCTGTTCCCGCGCAAGGTCGGCGGCAAATATATGATGATCGGCCGCCAGGACGGCGAGAACGTCTTCATCATCGACAGCGATCGCATCGACCATTGGGACGAAGGCCAGCTGTTGCTGAAGCCGGAATATCCGTGGGAACTCGTCCAGATGGGCAACTGCGGCCCGCCGATCGAAACCGAAGCGGGCTGGATCCTGCTGACCCACGGCGTCGGCGCGATGCGGAAATATTCGATCGGCGCGGCCTTGCTCGATCTCGACGATCCGACGAAGGTGATCGGGCGGACGAAGGAACCGATCCTGGCCGCAGCGGATCAGGATCGCGAGGGATACGTGCCGAACGTGGTCTATAGCTGCGGCGCGATCCGGCATGGGGACAAGCTGTTCATTCCGTACGGGATTGCGGACAGCTCGATCGGGTTTGCGTTCGTCGAGATCGAGAAGCTGCTGGCGGCGATGTAA
- a CDS encoding oligopeptide transporter, OPT family: protein MSDTRTTARLPELTLRGIILGAIITVLFTAANVYLGLKVGLTFATSIPAAVISMAILRLFKTGNILENNIVQTIASAAGTLAAIIFVLPGLVLVGWWSGFPYWITAFVCAVGGILGVMFSVPLRRALVTGSDLPYPEGVAAAEVLKVGAESREGGAENMRGLRTIILGSLIAAGFTLLTQLRLVAAEAAKNFKVGAASATGVSTSFSLALIGVGHLVGLTVGIAMAIGMVLAWGVLMPTLTSLQPTLDPVDTVVGSVFRNDVRFIGAGTIGVAAIWTLLKILGPIIGGIRSAMVAARARKGGAVLELTERDLPIGVVGGTILFSLIPIAWLLWDFASGGPVAEHPWLVIGGTLAYVLVVGVVIAAVCGYMAGLIGASNSPVSGVGILAVLGASLLLAMVFGHGGDPARVDALVAYALFTTAIVFSIATISNDNLQDLKTGQLVGATPWKQQFALVLGVVFGSLIIPPVLDLLNTAFGFAGAANAGPNALAAPQASLISALAKGVLGGDINWGLIGIGAGIGVVVVAVDETLGKTSRYRLPPLAVGMGIYLPMALTLLIPVGAAIGHWYERQAAKSANPEFVSRLGVLAATGLIVGESLFGVVFAGIVAATGSDAPLAIAELGEGVTIPAALVVFALGIVVLYQKTLKAARG, encoded by the coding sequence ATGAGCGACACCCGCACCACTGCCCGCCTGCCCGAACTCACCCTGCGCGGGATCATCCTCGGCGCGATCATCACCGTGCTGTTCACCGCAGCGAACGTGTATCTGGGGCTGAAGGTCGGCCTGACCTTCGCCACGTCGATCCCGGCCGCGGTCATCTCGATGGCGATTCTGCGGCTGTTCAAGACCGGCAATATCCTGGAGAACAACATCGTCCAGACGATCGCGTCGGCCGCGGGCACGCTGGCCGCGATCATCTTCGTCTTGCCGGGCCTGGTGCTGGTCGGGTGGTGGAGCGGTTTTCCCTATTGGATCACCGCGTTCGTCTGCGCGGTCGGCGGGATCCTGGGTGTCATGTTCTCGGTGCCCTTGCGGCGCGCGCTCGTGACCGGTTCCGACCTGCCTTACCCGGAGGGCGTCGCCGCGGCCGAAGTGCTGAAGGTCGGCGCCGAATCGCGCGAGGGCGGCGCGGAGAACATGCGCGGCTTGCGCACCATCATCCTCGGCAGCCTGATCGCGGCGGGCTTCACGCTCCTGACCCAACTCCGCCTGGTCGCGGCGGAAGCGGCAAAGAACTTCAAGGTCGGTGCGGCGTCGGCAACAGGCGTCTCGACCAGCTTCTCGCTCGCGCTGATCGGTGTCGGGCACCTCGTCGGGCTGACCGTCGGTATCGCGATGGCGATCGGCATGGTGCTCGCCTGGGGCGTGCTGATGCCAACCCTGACCAGCCTGCAACCGACGCTCGACCCGGTCGATACCGTGGTCGGGTCCGTGTTCCGCAACGACGTGCGCTTCATCGGCGCCGGCACGATCGGCGTCGCGGCGATCTGGACGTTGCTCAAGATCCTGGGGCCGATCATCGGCGGCATCCGATCGGCGATGGTCGCGGCCCGCGCGCGCAAGGGCGGGGCGGTGCTGGAGCTGACCGAGCGCGACCTGCCGATCGGCGTCGTCGGCGGCACCATCCTGTTCTCCCTGATCCCGATCGCCTGGCTGTTGTGGGACTTCGCCAGCGGCGGGCCGGTGGCGGAACACCCCTGGCTCGTGATCGGCGGGACGCTTGCCTATGTTCTGGTCGTCGGCGTCGTGATCGCGGCGGTGTGCGGATACATGGCCGGGCTGATCGGCGCGTCCAATTCGCCGGTGTCGGGCGTCGGCATCCTTGCGGTGCTGGGCGCGTCGCTGTTGCTGGCGATGGTCTTCGGCCACGGCGGCGATCCCGCACGGGTCGATGCGCTGGTCGCCTATGCGCTGTTCACCACCGCGATCGTCTTTTCGATCGCGACGATTTCGAACGATAACCTCCAGGACCTGAAGACCGGCCAATTGGTCGGCGCGACGCCGTGGAAGCAGCAGTTCGCGCTGGTGCTGGGCGTCGTCTTCGGCAGCCTCATCATCCCGCCGGTGCTCGACCTGCTCAATACCGCCTTCGGGTTCGCCGGCGCGGCGAACGCCGGCCCGAACGCGCTGGCGGCGCCGCAGGCCTCGCTCATTTCCGCGCTGGCGAAGGGCGTGCTGGGCGGTGACATCAACTGGGGGCTGATCGGCATCGGGGCAGGGATCGGCGTGGTCGTCGTCGCGGTCGACGAGACGCTCGGCAAGACCAGCCGCTACCGCCTGCCGCCGCTCGCCGTCGGCATGGGCATCTATTTGCCGATGGCGCTGACGCTGCTCATCCCGGTCGGGGCTGCGATCGGCCATTGGTACGAACGCCAGGCGGCCAAAAGCGCGAACCCGGAATTCGTCAGCCGCCTGGGCGTGCTGGCCGCGACCGGATTGATCGTGGGTGAAAGCCTGTTCGGCGTCGTCTTCGCCGGTATCGTCGCCGCAACGGGCAGCGACGCACCGTTGGCGATTGCGGAACTGGGCGAGGGGGTCACCATTCCGGCGGCGCTGGTGGTGTTCGCGCTCGGGATTGTGGTGCTGTACCAGAAGACGTTGAAGGCGGCGCGGGGGTAG
- a CDS encoding glycosyltransferase → MDTQEAATAPINHIVLIGNYLPRKCGLATFTTDTAQAMRSRFPDLKVDVYAMDDHPGRYDYPAEVTGTIPQNDLGAYIATARAIEASGAQALWLQHEYGIYGGAAGEHILALLDRVTMPVIVTLHTVLEKPSADERRVLEALLRRASKVIVMAERGREILERHYGADARQIVTIPHGVPDRPLVDADTLKGAFGWAGHEVVLTFGLLAPNKGIETMIAALPAIVEQNPAALYVVLGATHPNLVAHEGEAYRDRLKAQAEELGVGHAIRFIDAFVEHDELLDYLQAADIYATPYNNPFQITSGTLSYAVGVGKPVVSTPYVHATEILADGHGVLVDFGDSAGFAREINALLGNRRNRERLAARAYARGRSMIWPRLAEAALAQIERIVANRPRRLGQQGHAARILPIDIAAVERMSDATGMLQHSILSVPDRRHGYCIDDNARALILMTQVPDLEPVVRDKWSSVYGAFVQYAWNPDKRRFRNFMNYDRTWCEEYGSEDSNGRALWALGVTARDAGMQKHRDWAARLFDETASLAFELGSPRAHAFAMLGAAAMLEAHPGHGLSREILTRFSAELASLLDTARRPEWSWFEIVLAYDNARLPEAMIRAGVALGKPELVATGIETLDWIVSRQTSPEGRFRAVGTESFGREYADPLPFDQQPLEAQATVDACAAAFDATRDGRWLTEANKAYGWYLGANDLDLPLASISDGGCFDGLMPNGLNRNQGAESILALQLAGCTISALSKRGASVAGQTRVAA, encoded by the coding sequence ATGGACACCCAGGAGGCCGCCACCGCCCCGATCAACCACATCGTCCTGATCGGAAACTACCTGCCCCGCAAGTGCGGGCTCGCCACCTTCACGACCGACACTGCCCAAGCGATGCGGTCGCGTTTTCCGGACCTGAAGGTCGACGTCTACGCGATGGACGACCATCCGGGCCGCTACGACTACCCGGCCGAAGTCACCGGCACGATCCCGCAGAACGACCTGGGCGCGTATATCGCGACCGCGCGCGCGATCGAGGCGTCGGGCGCGCAGGCACTGTGGCTGCAGCACGAATATGGCATCTACGGCGGGGCGGCCGGGGAACATATTCTGGCGCTGCTCGACCGCGTGACCATGCCGGTCATCGTGACGCTCCACACCGTGCTGGAAAAGCCGAGCGCCGACGAACGCCGTGTGCTCGAAGCGCTGCTGCGTCGCGCATCGAAGGTGATCGTGATGGCCGAACGCGGTCGTGAGATCCTGGAGCGCCACTATGGTGCCGATGCGCGCCAGATCGTCACCATTCCGCACGGCGTGCCCGACCGGCCACTGGTCGATGCCGACACGCTGAAGGGTGCGTTCGGCTGGGCGGGGCACGAGGTCGTGCTGACCTTCGGCCTGCTTGCCCCGAACAAGGGCATCGAGACGATGATCGCCGCCCTGCCCGCGATCGTCGAGCAGAACCCGGCCGCGCTCTACGTCGTGCTCGGCGCGACGCACCCCAATCTGGTCGCGCATGAGGGTGAAGCCTATCGCGACCGGCTGAAGGCTCAGGCCGAGGAGCTGGGTGTCGGCCACGCGATCCGCTTCATCGACGCCTTCGTCGAGCATGACGAACTGCTCGATTACCTGCAGGCGGCCGATATCTATGCGACGCCGTACAACAATCCGTTCCAGATCACGTCCGGCACGCTCAGCTATGCGGTCGGCGTGGGCAAGCCGGTCGTCTCGACGCCCTATGTCCACGCGACCGAAATCCTGGCCGACGGCCACGGCGTGCTGGTCGATTTCGGCGACAGCGCCGGTTTCGCGCGCGAGATCAACGCGCTGCTCGGCAATCGCCGCAACCGCGAGCGGCTGGCGGCACGCGCCTATGCCCGCGGCCGTTCGATGATCTGGCCGCGCCTGGCGGAGGCCGCGCTCGCACAGATCGAGCGCATCGTCGCCAATCGCCCGCGCCGCCTGGGCCAGCAGGGTCACGCCGCCCGCATCCTGCCGATCGACATCGCAGCGGTCGAGCGGATGAGCGACGCGACCGGGATGCTTCAGCATTCGATCCTCTCGGTGCCCGATCGCCGTCACGGCTATTGCATCGACGACAACGCCCGTGCGCTGATCCTGATGACGCAGGTACCCGATCTCGAACCGGTCGTCCGCGACAAATGGTCGAGCGTGTACGGCGCGTTCGTGCAATATGCCTGGAACCCGGACAAGCGCCGCTTCCGCAATTTCATGAACTATGACCGCACCTGGTGCGAGGAATATGGTTCGGAGGATTCGAACGGCCGTGCGCTGTGGGCGCTGGGCGTCACCGCGCGCGATGCCGGCATGCAGAAGCACCGCGACTGGGCTGCGCGCCTGTTCGACGAAACCGCCAGCCTGGCGTTCGAGCTCGGCAGCCCCCGCGCGCATGCCTTTGCGATGCTGGGCGCTGCGGCGATGCTGGAGGCGCATCCCGGCCACGGCCTGTCGCGAGAAATCCTGACGCGCTTTTCTGCCGAACTCGCCAGCCTGCTCGACACTGCGCGCCGGCCCGAATGGAGCTGGTTCGAAATCGTGCTGGCCTATGACAACGCCCGCCTGCCCGAAGCGATGATCCGCGCCGGTGTCGCGCTCGGCAAGCCCGAGCTGGTTGCGACGGGCATCGAGACGCTCGACTGGATCGTCAGCCGCCAGACGTCGCCCGAAGGTCGTTTCCGCGCGGTCGGCACGGAAAGCTTCGGTCGCGAATATGCCGATCCGCTGCCGTTCGACCAGCAGCCGCTGGAGGCGCAGGCGACCGTCGATGCGTGCGCAGCGGCCTTCGACGCCACCCGCGACGGTCGCTGGCTGACCGAAGCGAACAAGGCCTATGGCTGGTATCTGGGCGCAAACGACCTCGACCTGCCGCTGGCCAGCATTTCGGACGGCGGCTGCTTCGACGGCCTGATGCCGAATGGTTTGAACCGCAACCAGGGTGCCGAATCGATCCTGGCGCTGCAACTTGCCGGGTGCACGATTTCGGCCCTTTCAAAGCGGGGCGCATCCGTGGCAGGTCAAACCCGCGTGGCGGCGTAA
- a CDS encoding DUF853 family protein: MADSIFIGASADGKRQDLVLKRANRHGLIAGATGTGKTVTLQGIVEGFAREGVPSFVADVKGDLSGLAMAGSAQTKTHEIFAVRAAELGLTDWSYGDNPTQFWDLFGEQGHPIRTTVSEMGPVLLARLMDLNEVQEGVLTIAFHVADKEGLLLLDLDDLQAMLAECANRADELTVTYGNVTKQSVGAIQRSLLQLRSQGGEHFFGEPALAITDFIATDDRGRGVVNILAADKLMASPKLYSTFLLWLLSELFETLPEVGDPDKPRLVFFFDEAHLLFNDTPKALLEKVEQVVRLIRSKGVGVYFITQNPIDIPDTVAGQLNNRIQHKLNAFTPRDQQAVRSAAETFRANPGVDVATAITELKVGEALVSLLQPDGAPSPVERTLIKPPSSRVGPVTPVERGVLIQTDAIGSKYDERIDRESAEELLTAKAGEAAAAAAAAKAQTEADKAAALQAKANAQAAKEAERARLQAQKDADRQARLDAQARRAAEREAANSPWNKAITSATRSASSTVGRTIANEVTKAVLGGSSRSRSSSGGLLGGLVRGVLGGLFKG, translated from the coding sequence ATGGCCGACTCGATCTTCATCGGTGCCAGTGCGGACGGCAAGCGGCAGGACCTGGTCCTCAAGCGCGCGAACCGCCACGGCCTGATCGCCGGGGCGACGGGCACCGGCAAGACGGTGACGCTGCAGGGCATCGTCGAGGGGTTTGCCCGTGAAGGCGTCCCCAGTTTCGTCGCCGATGTGAAGGGCGACCTGTCCGGCCTCGCCATGGCTGGCTCTGCCCAGACTAAGACTCACGAAATCTTTGCCGTACGCGCTGCCGAACTCGGCCTGACCGACTGGTCCTACGGCGACAATCCCACGCAATTCTGGGACCTGTTCGGCGAACAGGGGCACCCGATCCGCACCACCGTCAGCGAAATGGGCCCGGTGCTGCTCGCGCGCCTGATGGACCTGAACGAGGTACAGGAAGGCGTGCTCACCATCGCCTTCCACGTCGCCGACAAGGAAGGGCTGCTGCTCCTCGACCTCGACGACCTCCAGGCGATGCTCGCCGAATGCGCTAACCGCGCCGACGAACTGACCGTCACCTACGGTAACGTCACCAAACAGTCGGTCGGCGCCATCCAGCGGTCGCTGCTCCAGCTGCGGAGCCAAGGCGGCGAGCATTTCTTCGGCGAACCCGCGCTCGCCATCACCGATTTCATCGCGACCGATGACCGGGGCCGGGGCGTCGTCAACATCCTGGCCGCCGACAAGCTGATGGCGAGCCCCAAGCTTTATTCGACCTTCCTGCTCTGGCTGCTCAGCGAGCTGTTCGAAACGCTCCCCGAAGTCGGCGACCCCGACAAGCCACGCCTCGTCTTCTTCTTCGACGAAGCGCATCTGCTGTTCAACGACACGCCCAAGGCGCTGCTCGAAAAGGTCGAACAGGTCGTCCGCCTGATCCGCTCGAAGGGCGTCGGCGTCTACTTCATTACCCAGAACCCGATCGACATCCCTGACACGGTGGCGGGTCAGCTCAACAACCGCATTCAGCACAAGTTGAACGCCTTCACGCCGCGCGACCAGCAGGCTGTGCGCTCCGCGGCAGAGACATTCCGCGCCAACCCCGGCGTCGACGTCGCCACCGCGATCACCGAACTGAAGGTCGGCGAGGCCTTGGTGTCGCTGCTCCAGCCCGACGGTGCGCCGTCGCCGGTCGAGCGTACGCTCATCAAGCCGCCGTCGAGCCGCGTCGGTCCGGTCACGCCGGTCGAGCGCGGCGTGCTGATCCAGACCGACGCGATCGGATCGAAATATGACGAGCGCATCGACCGTGAAAGCGCCGAGGAACTGCTGACCGCCAAGGCCGGCGAAGCTGCCGCCGCGGCCGCGGCCGCCAAGGCGCAGACCGAAGCCGATAAGGCCGCCGCCCTCCAGGCCAAGGCCAATGCGCAGGCGGCAAAGGAGGCCGAACGCGCGCGGCTCCAGGCGCAGAAGGACGCCGACCGTCAGGCCCGCCTCGACGCCCAGGCGCGGCGCGCCGCCGAACGCGAGGCCGCAAACAGCCCGTGGAACAAGGCGATCACCTCGGCCACCCGCTCCGCCAGCTCGACCGTTGGCCGCACGATCGCGAACGAAGTGACAAAGGCGGTGCTCGGCGGCTCGTCGCGCAGCCGATCGTCGAGCGGCGGATTGCTCGGCGGCCTCGTCCGCGGCGTGCTGGGCGGCTTGTTCAAGGGCTGA
- a CDS encoding amidohydrolase, translated as MNAPTTRWTAAGAAELADVVALRRAIHAEPEVGLHCPKTTAKLRAALEGLPLEIHESRSTTGFIAILRGGAGGKGDNGRTVLLRGDMDALPMQEETGLDFASTVPGAMHACGHDSHSAMLAGAARVLCARREELPGTIVFMFQPGEEGHHGARFMIEDGLLDIARPDAAFALHISPNIPAGTVVSRPGPLLASTDALNFTIRGKGGHAAMPHECVDPIPVACEIVTALNAFIARTIPVSDPAVLSITKIAAGSAYNIVPSDVTMLGTLRTLSPATRDTARAGLKRVAEHVALAHGCTAEVRIDEGYPVTMNDPRAITLVRDIAEEMNPQAGWMTMPAPMMGGEDFSYVLRDVPGCMAFIGVAPEGSDPATNPPLHNTRMTIEESVMGKGIALHCAFADRVLQGGLPG; from the coding sequence ATGAACGCCCCCACCACCCGCTGGACCGCCGCCGGAGCGGCCGAACTCGCCGATGTCGTGGCGCTGCGCCGCGCGATCCATGCCGAGCCCGAAGTCGGCCTGCACTGCCCCAAGACCACCGCGAAGCTGCGCGCGGCGCTGGAGGGGCTGCCGCTCGAAATCCACGAAAGCCGCTCGACCACCGGCTTCATCGCGATCCTGCGGGGCGGGGCCGGGGGCAAGGGCGACAACGGCCGCACCGTCCTGCTGCGTGGCGACATGGATGCGCTGCCGATGCAGGAGGAAACCGGCCTCGATTTCGCCAGCACCGTGCCCGGTGCCATGCACGCCTGCGGCCATGACAGCCACTCCGCGATGCTCGCCGGCGCCGCCCGCGTGCTGTGCGCGCGTCGCGAAGAACTGCCCGGCACGATCGTCTTCATGTTCCAGCCAGGGGAAGAGGGGCACCACGGCGCACGCTTCATGATCGAGGACGGGCTGCTCGACATCGCCCGTCCCGACGCGGCCTTTGCGCTGCACATTTCGCCGAACATTCCAGCCGGCACTGTTGTCAGCCGTCCGGGACCGCTGCTGGCCTCGACCGACGCGCTGAACTTCACCATCCGCGGCAAGGGCGGCCACGCCGCGATGCCGCACGAATGCGTCGATCCGATCCCGGTCGCCTGCGAGATCGTGACCGCGCTCAATGCCTTCATCGCGCGGACCATCCCGGTCAGCGACCCCGCCGTGCTGTCGATCACCAAGATCGCGGCCGGATCGGCCTACAATATCGTGCCGTCCGACGTGACGATGCTCGGCACGCTGCGCACGCTGTCGCCCGCGACTCGCGACACGGCGCGTGCCGGCCTGAAGCGCGTGGCGGAGCATGTCGCGCTGGCCCATGGCTGCACCGCCGAAGTGCGGATCGACGAGGGTTATCCGGTCACGATGAACGACCCGCGCGCGATCACCCTGGTGCGCGACATCGCCGAGGAGATGAACCCGCAAGCCGGCTGGATGACGATGCCCGCGCCGATGATGGGCGGCGAGGATTTCAGCTATGTCCTGCGCGACGTGCCGGGCTGCATGGCCTTCATCGGTGTGGCGCCCGAGGGGAGCGACCCTGCGACGAACCCACCGCTCCACAACACGCGGATGACGATCGAGGAGAGCGTGATGGGCAAAGGGATCGCGCTGCATTGTGCGTTCGCGGATCGAGTGTTGCAGGGCGGATTGCCGGGCTGA